One Roseomonas sp. OT10 DNA window includes the following coding sequences:
- a CDS encoding NUDIX hydrolase: protein MESRADPRLLRHVAACNNAPSPHPPFGDRVALRLGGEAVGWLPPVLAEALPAAVPAFRRGPDGVALDPALDSVPARSAALDEAVGALAGQGGVRRRQEPFDVRATPDGPVLAWLDRGAVAPFGIPSQGAHLNGLVRRADGLHLWIGRRAKDKAVAPGKLDNMVAGGVPAGLTPWETLLKESEEEASLPAALAARARPAGEVSYVMVSPEGLRRDRLLVFDLELPEDFTPRPQDDEMEGFELWPAARVLEAVREGDSVKFNVNLVLIDLFLREGLVPDPDGALRAGLRRFA, encoded by the coding sequence ATGGAATCCCGCGCCGATCCTCGCCTCCTGCGGCACGTGGCCGCCTGCAACAACGCCCCCTCTCCCCACCCGCCCTTCGGCGACCGGGTGGCGCTGCGGCTGGGCGGCGAGGCGGTGGGCTGGCTGCCCCCGGTGCTGGCGGAGGCGCTGCCGGCTGCCGTCCCCGCCTTCCGCCGCGGCCCGGACGGCGTGGCGCTGGACCCGGCCCTGGACAGCGTGCCGGCCCGCAGCGCCGCGCTGGACGAGGCGGTCGGCGCGCTGGCCGGCCAGGGTGGCGTGCGCCGGCGGCAGGAGCCGTTCGACGTGCGCGCCACGCCGGACGGGCCGGTGCTGGCATGGCTGGACCGCGGGGCCGTCGCCCCCTTCGGCATTCCCAGCCAGGGGGCGCATCTGAACGGCCTGGTGCGGCGGGCGGACGGGCTGCACCTGTGGATCGGCCGGCGCGCGAAGGACAAGGCGGTGGCGCCGGGGAAGCTGGACAACATGGTGGCCGGCGGCGTGCCGGCGGGGCTGACGCCCTGGGAGACGCTGCTGAAGGAGTCGGAGGAGGAGGCCTCCCTGCCCGCCGCCCTGGCGGCGCGGGCCCGGCCGGCGGGCGAGGTCTCCTACGTCATGGTCTCCCCGGAGGGGCTGCGGCGGGATCGCCTGCTGGTCTTCGACCTGGAGCTGCCGGAGGATTTCACGCCCCGCCCCCAGGACGACGAGATGGAGGGCTTCGAGCTGTGGCCGGCCGCGCGCGTGCTGGAGGCGGTGCGCGAGGGGGATTCCGTCAAGTTCAACGTCAACCTGGTGCTGATCGACCTGTTCCTGCGGGAGGGGCTGGTGCCCGACCCCGATGGCGCGCTGCGCGCCGGGCTGCGGCGCTTCGCCTGA
- a CDS encoding ABCB family ABC transporter ATP-binding protein/permease, with the protein MPNQTPPAERSHLRTLRSLAPYLWPEGEPGLRARVVVALLFLVAAKLANVLVPIVYARAVDALTPHATAGNAAAAMVAVPVALIVGYGLLRLASAGFGELRDAVFTRVQARAGRRIALQVFHHLHALSLRFHLDRQTGGLSRVIERGTKGINFVLDFMLFNIIPTLFEILLVAGILWRLFDWSFAAVTLGTIGIYIAFTLLFTDWRLRFRRTMNEQDQDANTKAVDSLLNYETVKYFGNERHEERRYDSALARYEGAYVRSEVTLNLLNLGQAAVIALGLTAVMLMAARGVANGTMTVGDFVLVNTYLIQLYLPLNFLGFVYREMKQGLTDMEAMFTLLRQPREVPDAPDATPLPPGPGEVRFESVHFGYRPDREILKGISFTVPPGRTLAIVGPTGAGKSTISRLLFRFYDATGGRVAVDGHDVKDITQDSLRAAIGVVPQDTVLFNDTIRYNIAYGRPGASQAEIEQAAKLAQVHDFVLRLPDGYDTRVGERGLKLSGGEKQRVAIARTILKDPRILILDEATSALDTRTEQEIQSALRGVSRGRTTLVIAHRLSTVVEADEIIVLQDGRIAERGTHAALLQADGLYAQMWRRQAQAVEAAEAAAAADLDSARGPEAGRQRHGSSPAVPA; encoded by the coding sequence GTGCCGAACCAGACCCCTCCCGCCGAGCGCAGCCACCTGCGGACGCTGCGCAGCCTCGCCCCCTACCTCTGGCCGGAGGGGGAGCCGGGGCTACGCGCCCGCGTGGTGGTCGCGCTCCTTTTCCTCGTCGCCGCCAAGCTGGCGAACGTGCTGGTGCCGATCGTCTATGCCCGGGCGGTGGATGCGCTGACGCCGCACGCCACGGCGGGGAACGCGGCGGCCGCGATGGTCGCCGTGCCGGTGGCGCTGATCGTGGGCTACGGGCTGCTGCGCCTGGCCTCGGCGGGGTTCGGGGAGCTGCGGGATGCCGTGTTCACCCGGGTGCAGGCGCGGGCGGGGCGGCGGATCGCGCTGCAGGTCTTCCACCACCTGCACGCGCTGTCGCTGCGCTTCCACCTGGATCGCCAGACCGGCGGGCTCAGCCGGGTGATCGAGCGCGGGACGAAGGGGATCAACTTCGTCCTCGACTTCATGCTGTTCAACATCATCCCGACGCTGTTCGAGATCCTGCTGGTGGCGGGCATCCTGTGGCGGCTGTTCGACTGGTCCTTCGCCGCCGTCACGCTGGGGACGATCGGGATCTACATCGCCTTCACCCTGCTCTTCACCGACTGGCGGCTGCGCTTCCGCCGCACGATGAACGAGCAGGACCAGGACGCGAACACCAAGGCGGTGGACAGCCTGCTGAACTACGAGACGGTCAAGTACTTCGGCAACGAGCGGCACGAGGAGCGCCGCTACGACTCGGCCCTCGCCCGCTACGAGGGGGCCTACGTCCGCTCCGAGGTGACGCTGAACCTGCTCAATCTCGGCCAGGCGGCGGTGATCGCGCTGGGGCTGACGGCGGTGATGCTGATGGCCGCGCGCGGCGTGGCCAACGGCACCATGACGGTGGGCGACTTCGTGCTGGTGAACACCTACCTGATCCAGCTCTATCTGCCGCTGAACTTCCTGGGCTTCGTCTATCGCGAGATGAAGCAGGGGCTGACGGACATGGAGGCGATGTTCACCCTCCTCCGCCAGCCGCGCGAGGTCCCGGACGCGCCGGATGCGACGCCGCTGCCGCCCGGCCCGGGCGAGGTGCGCTTCGAGTCGGTGCATTTCGGCTACCGGCCCGACCGGGAGATCCTGAAGGGCATCTCCTTCACCGTGCCGCCGGGGCGGACGCTGGCCATCGTCGGGCCGACGGGGGCGGGCAAGTCCACCATCTCCCGCCTGCTGTTCCGCTTCTACGACGCCACGGGCGGGCGGGTGGCGGTGGACGGGCACGACGTGAAGGACATCACCCAGGACAGCCTGCGCGCCGCCATCGGCGTGGTGCCGCAGGACACCGTGCTGTTCAACGACACCATCCGCTACAACATCGCCTACGGCCGCCCCGGCGCCAGCCAGGCGGAGATCGAGCAGGCGGCGAAGCTGGCCCAGGTGCACGACTTCGTCCTGCGCCTGCCCGACGGCTACGACACGCGGGTGGGCGAGCGCGGGCTGAAGCTCTCGGGCGGCGAGAAGCAGCGGGTCGCCATCGCGCGGACCATCCTGAAGGACCCCCGCATCCTGATCCTGGACGAGGCGACCAGCGCGCTCGACACCCGCACGGAGCAGGAGATCCAGTCCGCGCTGCGCGGCGTCTCGCGCGGGCGGACCACGCTGGTCATCGCCCACCGGCTCTCCACCGTGGTCGAGGCGGACGAGATCATCGTCCTCCAGGACGGCCGCATCGCCGAGCGGGGCACCCATGCGGCGCTGCTCCAGGCCGATGGCCTCTATGCCCAGATGTGGCGGCGCCAGGCCCAGGCGGTGGAGGCGGCCGAGGCGGCGGCGGCGGCCGATCTGGACAGCGCCCGGGGACCCGAGGCAGGACGGCAGCGCCACGGGTCTTCTCCCGCGGTGCCGGCGTGA
- the rpmB gene encoding 50S ribosomal protein L28 produces the protein MSRRCDITGKGVLTGNNVSHANNKTRRRYLPNLQQASFFSDVLGTAVQMRLTTNGIRTVEHNGGLDAFLLGTPDRKLAGEALVLKRRIARAQAKKQAA, from the coding sequence ATGTCCCGCCGCTGCGACATCACCGGCAAGGGCGTGCTGACCGGCAACAACGTCAGCCACGCCAACAACAAGACGCGCCGGCGCTACCTGCCGAACCTGCAGCAGGCCTCCTTCTTCTCCGATGTGCTGGGCACGGCGGTGCAGATGCGCCTGACCACCAACGGCATCCGCACGGTGGAGCACAATGGCGGGCTGGACGCCTTCCTGCTGGGCACCCCCGACCGCAAGCTGGCCGGCGAGGCGCTGGTGCTGAAGCGCCGCATCGCCCGCGCCCAGGCCAAGAAGCAGGCGGCCTGA
- a CDS encoding M24 family metallopeptidase has product MHERFAGPADPRPDHVPIAELRSRLLRLREAVAARGLAALLVFAPESHYWATGLDTGGYVFFQCGIIPADPAKGPVLLTRRPDLAQARDTSLYGDIRVWYDANDAAPAMELRDILVELGLRGERVGIETATYGLTGANHAAVLAALEGVVATAPASDLIHGMRAVKSVSEIAVIRRAAALADAAVAAARERATPGVRDSVLTAAALAAILEGGGDMPPAGPLCNSGRRAIYGRGVGGPRVLEATDQVVLELAATLHRYNVCIERTFLLGPVPDAQRRMADTVAEACAAMAAAARPGHPAGAIAEAFGAVLDRAGQARNRFAACGYPLGATFRPSWMDVPPMLHPGNPTPLVPGMVFFPHAMLGDAETGLAFGSGDTILITETGAEVLTRAPFR; this is encoded by the coding sequence ATGCACGAGCGTTTCGCGGGGCCGGCCGATCCCCGGCCCGACCATGTCCCGATCGCGGAGCTGCGGTCCCGCCTGCTCCGCCTGCGCGAGGCGGTCGCCGCCCGGGGCCTCGCCGCGCTGCTCGTCTTCGCGCCGGAGAGCCATTACTGGGCCACGGGGCTGGACACAGGCGGCTATGTCTTCTTCCAGTGCGGCATCATCCCCGCCGATCCGGCGAAGGGCCCCGTCCTGCTCACCCGCCGGCCCGACCTGGCCCAGGCGCGCGACACCTCGCTCTATGGCGACATCCGCGTCTGGTACGACGCCAACGACGCCGCCCCGGCGATGGAGCTGCGCGACATCCTGGTGGAGCTGGGGCTGCGCGGGGAGCGCGTGGGGATCGAGACCGCCACCTACGGCCTGACCGGCGCCAACCACGCGGCCGTGCTGGCGGCGCTGGAAGGGGTGGTGGCGACGGCGCCCGCCTCGGACCTCATCCACGGCATGCGGGCGGTGAAGAGTGTCTCGGAGATCGCCGTCATCCGCCGTGCCGCCGCCCTGGCCGATGCGGCGGTGGCGGCGGCGCGGGAGCGGGCGACGCCCGGCGTGCGGGATTCCGTCCTCACCGCGGCGGCCCTCGCGGCGATCCTGGAAGGGGGCGGCGACATGCCGCCCGCCGGGCCGCTGTGCAATTCCGGGCGGCGCGCGATCTATGGCCGCGGCGTGGGCGGCCCGCGGGTGCTGGAGGCGACGGACCAGGTGGTGCTGGAGCTGGCCGCCACGCTCCACCGCTACAATGTCTGCATCGAGCGCACCTTCCTCCTCGGCCCCGTCCCCGACGCCCAGCGGCGCATGGCGGACACGGTGGCCGAGGCCTGCGCCGCCATGGCCGCCGCCGCCCGCCCCGGCCACCCGGCCGGGGCCATCGCCGAGGCCTTCGGCGCCGTGCTGGACCGGGCCGGCCAGGCCCGGAACCGGTTCGCCGCCTGCGGCTATCCCCTCGGCGCCACCTTCCGCCCGAGCTGGATGGACGTGCCGCCGATGCTGCATCCGGGCAACCCGACGCCGCTGGTGCCGGGCATGGTGTTCTTCCCCCACGCCATGCTGGGCGATGCGGAGACGGGGCTGGCCTTCGGCTCCGGCGACACGATCCTGATCACGGAGACGGGGGCGGAGGTGCTGACCCGCGCCCCCTTCCGCTGA
- a CDS encoding ABC-F family ATP-binding cassette domain-containing protein, which translates to MIRLDSITKQNGRQLVFIEASAALLRGDKAGLVGPNGAGKTTLFRMITGQEPPDDGQVLVDRGVSIGFFGQDVGEMSGRTPVAEVMDGAGDVSAVAAELAGLEAALSDPERADALDAILERFGEVQARFEELGGYALEGRAREVLDGLGFSQEMMEGDVGRLSGGWKMRVALARILLMRPDVMLLDEPSNHLDLESLIWLEQFLKGYDGALLMTSHDRAFMNRIVNKVVEIDGGTLTSYSGDYEFYEQQRAMNERQQQAQFERQQAMLAKEIAFIERFKARASHAAQVQSRVKKLEKIDRVEPPKRRQAVAFEFGQAPRSGDDVVNLKGVHKRYGSRVIYQGLDFLLRRKERCCVLGVNGAGKSTLLKLVAGASAPDEGSVSVGGSVKMGYFAQHAMELLDGDRTVFQSLEDAFPQAAQGSLRALAGCFGFSGDEVEKRCRVLSGGEKARLVMARMLYDPPNLLVLDEPTNHLDMATKEMLIAALSEYEGTMLFVSHDRHFLAALSNRVLELTPDGIHRYDGGYTEYVARTGQEAPGLH; encoded by the coding sequence ATGATCCGCCTCGACTCCATCACCAAGCAGAACGGCCGGCAGCTCGTCTTCATCGAGGCCTCGGCGGCGCTGCTGCGCGGCGACAAGGCGGGGCTGGTCGGCCCCAACGGGGCGGGCAAGACGACGCTGTTCCGCATGATCACCGGGCAGGAGCCGCCGGATGACGGGCAGGTGCTGGTGGACCGGGGGGTGAGCATCGGCTTCTTCGGCCAGGATGTGGGCGAGATGTCGGGCCGCACCCCGGTGGCGGAGGTGATGGACGGGGCCGGCGACGTCAGCGCCGTGGCGGCGGAGCTAGCGGGGCTGGAGGCGGCGCTGTCGGACCCGGAGCGGGCCGACGCGCTGGACGCCATCCTGGAGCGGTTCGGCGAGGTGCAGGCGCGCTTCGAGGAGCTGGGCGGCTATGCGCTGGAGGGCCGGGCGCGGGAGGTGCTGGACGGGCTGGGCTTCAGCCAGGAGATGATGGAGGGCGATGTCGGCCGGCTGTCCGGCGGCTGGAAGATGCGGGTGGCGCTGGCGCGCATCCTGCTGATGCGGCCGGACGTGATGCTGCTGGACGAGCCGAGCAACCACCTGGACCTGGAGAGCCTGATCTGGCTGGAGCAGTTCCTGAAGGGGTATGACGGGGCGCTGCTGATGACCTCGCACGACCGCGCCTTCATGAACCGCATCGTCAACAAGGTGGTGGAGATCGATGGCGGGACGCTGACCTCCTATTCCGGCGACTACGAGTTCTACGAACAGCAGCGCGCGATGAACGAGCGGCAGCAGCAGGCGCAGTTCGAGCGGCAGCAGGCGATGCTGGCCAAGGAGATCGCCTTCATCGAGCGGTTCAAGGCGCGGGCCTCGCACGCCGCCCAGGTGCAGAGCCGGGTGAAGAAGCTGGAGAAGATCGACCGCGTCGAGCCGCCGAAGCGGCGGCAGGCGGTGGCGTTCGAGTTCGGCCAGGCGCCGCGCTCCGGCGACGACGTGGTGAACCTGAAGGGCGTGCACAAGCGCTACGGCAGCAGGGTGATCTACCAGGGGCTGGACTTCCTGCTGCGGCGGAAGGAACGCTGCTGCGTGCTGGGCGTCAACGGCGCCGGCAAGTCCACCCTGCTGAAGCTGGTGGCCGGTGCCTCGGCGCCGGACGAGGGCAGCGTGTCGGTCGGCGGCAGCGTGAAGATGGGCTACTTCGCGCAGCACGCCATGGAGCTGCTGGACGGCGACCGGACGGTATTCCAGTCGCTGGAGGACGCCTTCCCGCAGGCGGCGCAGGGGTCGCTGCGGGCGCTGGCCGGGTGCTTCGGCTTTTCGGGCGACGAGGTGGAGAAGCGGTGCCGCGTGCTGTCGGGTGGCGAGAAGGCGCGGCTGGTGATGGCGCGCATGCTCTACGACCCGCCGAACCTGCTGGTGCTGGACGAGCCGACCAACCACCTGGACATGGCGACCAAGGAGATGCTGATCGCGGCGCTGTCCGAGTACGAGGGGACGATGCTGTTCGTCTCGCACGACCGGCATTTCCTGGCCGCGCTGTCGAACCGGGTGCTGGAGCTGACGCCGGACGGCATCCACCGCTACGATGGCGGCTATACCGAATACGTGGCGCGCACCGGGCAGGAGGCGCCGGGCCTACACTGA
- a CDS encoding lipid-binding SYLF domain-containing protein yields the protein MRRAIRLLALGLGLATVPLIRPALAQAEQQALVDRATLTAQEMLTHGDAAMLADLRSSVSRARAAMVCPRVFRAGFIFGGQGGPCVLLARDGAGSWSSPAFYAMGGGSFGLQAGVQDMQVLMLIMTDKGLRAVMENQFKIGADASVAIATIGGGIQGATTTAAGADIVSYARSRGLFAGVALEGSVLNFNEADNRTYYGRDVTARQVLLDMQAHNPGSDPLRAMLMQGAAPAAAAPAQQQQAYGQAAPAYGRPADQGITRETLR from the coding sequence ATGCGCCGTGCGATCCGGCTTCTGGCACTGGGCCTCGGACTGGCGACGGTGCCCCTGATCCGCCCGGCCCTGGCGCAGGCCGAGCAGCAGGCGCTGGTCGACCGCGCGACCCTGACCGCCCAGGAGATGCTGACCCATGGCGACGCCGCCATGCTGGCCGACCTGCGCAGCAGCGTCTCCCGCGCCCGCGCCGCCATGGTCTGCCCGCGCGTCTTCCGCGCGGGCTTCATCTTCGGCGGACAGGGCGGGCCCTGCGTGCTGCTGGCGCGGGACGGGGCCGGCTCCTGGTCCTCGCCGGCCTTCTACGCCATGGGCGGCGGGTCCTTCGGCCTGCAGGCCGGGGTGCAGGACATGCAGGTCCTGATGCTGATCATGACCGACAAGGGCCTGCGCGCCGTGATGGAGAACCAGTTCAAGATCGGGGCGGACGCCTCCGTCGCCATCGCGACGATCGGCGGAGGCATCCAGGGTGCCACCACCACGGCGGCGGGGGCGGACATCGTCTCCTATGCCCGCTCGCGCGGCCTCTTCGCCGGGGTGGCGCTGGAAGGTTCGGTGCTGAACTTCAACGAGGCGGACAACCGGACCTACTACGGCCGTGACGTGACGGCGCGGCAGGTCCTGCTGGACATGCAGGCGCACAACCCCGGCTCCGACCCGCTGCGGGCCATGCTGATGCAGGGCGCCGCCCCGGCGGCCGCGGCGCCGGCCCAGCAGCAGCAGGCCTATGGCCAGGCCGCGCCCGCCTATGGCCGGCCGGCGGATCAGGGGATCACGCGGGAGACGCTGCGCTAG
- a CDS encoding histidine phosphatase family protein, which translates to MPLTRLFLIRHAIVEPSARLTMYGDMDVALCAMALAQEQAAHAWLAERLPRPARWFCTPLARTRATAAAIFAAGYPEAEPAVLPAMREQNLGEWQGLTHEQFTSMLRDPPHPFWPHSAAERPPGGESVGDVVARVGPVLDGLVADHPDEDLVIVAHGGSIRASLAHACGLDAHQALQFSVRNLSLTRLENLNGDWRVGAVNELPAGLTAAH; encoded by the coding sequence ATGCCCCTGACCCGCCTCTTCCTGATCCGCCACGCCATCGTCGAGCCTTCCGCCCGGCTGACCATGTACGGCGACATGGACGTGGCGCTCTGCGCCATGGCCCTGGCGCAGGAACAGGCGGCGCATGCCTGGCTGGCCGAGCGCCTGCCGCGCCCGGCCCGCTGGTTCTGCACCCCGCTCGCCCGCACCCGCGCCACGGCGGCGGCCATCTTCGCCGCCGGCTACCCGGAGGCGGAGCCCGCCGTGCTGCCCGCGATGCGGGAGCAGAACCTGGGGGAGTGGCAGGGCCTGACGCACGAACAGTTCACCAGCATGCTGCGCGACCCGCCGCACCCCTTCTGGCCGCATTCGGCCGCCGAGCGTCCGCCGGGCGGCGAGAGCGTCGGCGACGTGGTGGCGCGCGTGGGTCCGGTGCTGGACGGGCTGGTGGCCGACCACCCGGACGAGGATCTGGTGATCGTCGCCCATGGCGGCAGCATCCGTGCCTCGCTCGCCCATGCCTGCGGGCTGGATGCGCACCAGGCGCTGCAGTTCTCCGTCCGCAACCTGTCCCTGACACGGCTGGAGAACCTGAACGGCGACTGGCGCGTGGGCGCGGTGAACGAGTTGCCGGCGGGGCTCACGGCCGCCCATTGA
- a CDS encoding ABC transporter substrate-binding protein: MTDGFWRDAAEVARARLAAGHLDRRSLLAALAVLPAGGALAQGAGSGPKPRELVLANWGGDAVKAMEEAIARPFEKDHGVPVAIDSSGPSLAKIRAMVEARRVTWDVCDSGAGTSFILGEGGFAEPMDYSIIDRTRIPEAFALPFCTGMAGYSTIIAWDRQKLGEGPGNWAEFWDRRRFPGKRTMRKTMHAVLEAALMADGVPPEKVYPLDVERAFRKVREIKDDVIWWSAGADSQQLLRTGEVTAGAIWSTRARLVGEDTQGRIAYRWEQGIVHPAVWVVPKGPPAGRDWAMRLVNSTLIPERQVILLKALGTGPANPAAAPLVPAELRPHNPMDPENLAKQVMTDEPWYAKNYTAVYERFTDLITG; encoded by the coding sequence ATGACCGACGGGTTCTGGCGCGACGCGGCCGAGGTGGCGCGGGCGCGCCTGGCGGCCGGGCATCTGGACCGCCGCAGCCTGCTGGCCGCGCTGGCCGTGCTGCCGGCCGGCGGGGCGCTGGCGCAGGGCGCGGGGAGCGGGCCCAAGCCGCGCGAGCTGGTGCTGGCCAACTGGGGCGGCGACGCGGTGAAGGCGATGGAGGAGGCGATCGCCCGGCCCTTCGAGAAGGACCACGGCGTGCCGGTCGCCATCGACAGCAGCGGCCCGTCCCTGGCCAAGATCCGCGCCATGGTCGAGGCGCGGCGGGTCACCTGGGATGTCTGCGACAGCGGGGCCGGGACCTCCTTCATCCTGGGCGAGGGCGGCTTCGCCGAGCCCATGGACTATTCCATCATCGACCGCACCCGCATCCCCGAGGCCTTCGCGCTGCCCTTCTGCACGGGCATGGCGGGCTACTCCACGATCATCGCCTGGGACCGGCAGAAGCTGGGCGAGGGGCCGGGCAACTGGGCGGAGTTCTGGGACCGCCGCCGCTTCCCCGGCAAGCGCACCATGCGCAAGACCATGCACGCGGTGCTGGAGGCGGCGCTGATGGCGGACGGCGTGCCGCCGGAGAAGGTCTATCCGCTCGACGTCGAGCGCGCCTTCCGCAAGGTGCGGGAGATCAAGGACGACGTGATCTGGTGGAGCGCCGGCGCGGACAGCCAGCAGCTCCTCCGCACCGGGGAGGTGACGGCGGGCGCCATCTGGTCCACCCGCGCCCGGCTGGTCGGCGAGGACACCCAGGGCCGCATCGCCTATCGCTGGGAGCAGGGCATCGTGCACCCGGCGGTCTGGGTGGTGCCGAAGGGGCCGCCGGCCGGGCGCGACTGGGCGATGCGCCTGGTCAACAGCACGCTGATCCCCGAGCGGCAGGTGATCCTGCTGAAGGCCCTCGGCACCGGGCCGGCCAATCCGGCCGCGGCGCCGCTGGTGCCGGCCGAGCTGCGGCCCCACAACCCGATGGACCCGGAGAACCTGGCGAAGCAGGTGATGACGGACGAGCCCTGGTACGCGAAGAACTACACCGCCGTGTACGAGCGCTTCACCGACCTGATCACCGGCTGA
- a CDS encoding ABC transporter substrate-binding protein, which yields MRRRSLFASTAALPLALPAIGARAQGGQQAVPRARTLRVVPETLTTILDPHFTTSFTARDFCYLTYDTLFAVNDRWEPTPQMVERWTRSPDGRVWDFALREGLVFHDGNPVTAEDVIASLRRWGQRDSLGGPLLAATDSLEPTGAGRFRLTLKQPFGLVLQALAKPGAMVPMILPRRLAEQPLTKPLGEVVGSGPYRFLAEEYRPGDRIALARHDAYRPRAEPLVWASGGKRAGFDRVELLSMSDVASQVNALATGEVDYLERLPADVLPVLERNRATVVRTVSPYGYQGILRFNHTQPPFDDVRVRRAVMLAVDQADYLPGVAARPEYQKPCLSMYGCGTPFETSAGMPAKPDLAAAKRMIAESGADLSKPVVMLHPADAPGIAALGLVTQDLLTKLGFTVDVQTMDFNTMLGRRARKEGWNVFHTTSAVPDTQTPLQNVYMNGGGDAAFVGWPNDPEVQRLRAEFAAAPDTAEQKRLAEEAHRRAAEGGFYMPLGQFLAASAWRADLADVPMGPAMFLFGIRRAG from the coding sequence ATGCGCCGCCGGTCCCTGTTCGCCTCCACCGCCGCCCTCCCGCTCGCCCTGCCCGCGATCGGTGCCCGCGCCCAGGGGGGGCAGCAGGCCGTTCCCCGCGCCCGGACGCTGCGGGTGGTGCCGGAGACGCTGACCACCATCCTCGACCCGCACTTCACCACCAGCTTCACCGCGCGCGACTTCTGCTACCTCACCTACGACACGCTCTTCGCGGTGAACGACCGGTGGGAGCCGACGCCGCAGATGGTGGAGCGCTGGACGCGCAGCCCCGACGGCCGCGTCTGGGACTTCGCGCTGCGCGAGGGGCTGGTGTTCCACGACGGCAACCCGGTGACGGCGGAGGACGTGATCGCCAGCCTGCGCCGCTGGGGGCAGCGGGATTCGCTCGGCGGGCCGCTGCTGGCCGCGACGGACAGCCTGGAGCCGACCGGCGCGGGCCGCTTCCGCCTGACGCTGAAGCAGCCCTTCGGCCTCGTGCTCCAGGCGCTGGCCAAGCCCGGCGCGATGGTGCCGATGATCCTGCCCCGGCGCCTGGCCGAGCAGCCGCTGACGAAGCCGCTGGGCGAGGTGGTGGGCTCCGGCCCCTATCGCTTCCTGGCGGAGGAGTACCGCCCCGGCGACCGCATCGCCCTCGCCCGCCACGACGCCTATCGCCCCCGCGCCGAGCCTCTGGTCTGGGCCAGCGGCGGCAAGCGGGCGGGGTTCGACCGGGTGGAGCTGCTCTCCATGTCCGACGTGGCGAGCCAGGTGAACGCGCTGGCGACCGGCGAGGTGGACTACCTCGAACGCCTGCCGGCCGACGTGCTGCCCGTGCTGGAGCGCAACCGCGCGACGGTGGTGCGGACGGTCAGCCCCTACGGCTACCAGGGCATCCTGCGCTTCAACCACACCCAGCCGCCCTTCGACGACGTGCGGGTGCGGCGCGCGGTGATGCTGGCGGTGGACCAGGCGGACTACCTGCCCGGCGTCGCGGCGCGGCCGGAGTACCAGAAGCCCTGCCTGTCCATGTATGGCTGCGGCACGCCCTTCGAGACGAGCGCCGGCATGCCGGCGAAGCCCGACCTCGCCGCGGCGAAGCGCATGATCGCGGAGAGCGGCGCGGACCTGTCCAAGCCCGTCGTCATGCTGCACCCGGCCGATGCGCCCGGCATCGCCGCGCTGGGGCTGGTGACGCAGGACCTGCTGACCAAGCTGGGCTTCACCGTCGACGTGCAGACGATGGACTTCAACACCATGCTCGGCCGCCGGGCGCGCAAGGAGGGGTGGAACGTCTTCCACACCACCAGCGCCGTGCCCGACACCCAGACGCCGTTGCAGAACGTCTACATGAACGGCGGCGGCGACGCCGCCTTCGTCGGCTGGCCGAACGACCCGGAGGTGCAGCGGCTGCGCGCCGAGTTCGCCGCTGCCCCGGATACGGCGGAGCAGAAGCGGCTGGCGGAGGAGGCGCATCGCCGCGCGGCGGAGGGCGGGTTCTACATGCCGCTGGGGCAGTTCCTGGCCGCCTCGGCCTGGCGGGCGGACCTCGCGGACGTGCCGATGGGGCCCGCGATGTTCCTGTTCGGCATCCGCCGCGCGGGGTGA